Genomic window (bacterium):
GCAGCGGTAGATCACGACCTGGTAGGGCGGCTCGCTTTGTACACGTGTACACTTGGCCTCCGTTTGTACACGTGTACACTCCGCCTCGGCCAGCGCCGCGAAGGCCGCCAGCAGCAGCTCCTCCTTCGCCTCGGCGTGGCCCTGCTTCCGCAGGCGTTCGACGATGGCCAGCCAGCGGGCGTGCTGCTCCGGCTCGAGCGCGAAGCTCACCTGAACCTTTGGCGCGGGTGCGGGCAGCAGCGCGCGTGTAGTCTTCCGCTCGGCGTTGGGTGCCAGCAAGTCACCCTGGCCGGGAGGGCGCCGCGCTTCGCTGCGGCTCTCCCGAATCCGCGACTCGAGATGGCGCGCGCTGCTCTGCTTCGCGAGGGCGATCCACTGGCCCTCGGAGCGCGGCGTGGCGACGGCCGCCACGCTGCGGGCCTTGGTCCAGGGCAGCTCACCGGCCTCAACCGAGGCGCGCAGCTGGGGTAGCCCGTCCAGCGACTCGGCCAGCCGAATGAACTGGTAGATCTTCGCCTGCCCGAAGCCGAGCACGGCCTCGGCGTAGGCATGAATGCTGGAGTGGCCGCAATCGCGGTAGAGGCGCCGGCGCATCAGCTCGGCGAACCAGAGTACGGCGTTTTGCTCGGCGCGGCGCAGCTC
Coding sequences:
- a CDS encoding HNH endonuclease, with translation MRLTSTRSHSILLASPPPMSSILRGLSMSDFVPNLPAAAVDAHLRVAVAELRRAEQNAVLWFAELMRRRLYRDCGHSSIHAYAEAVLGFGQAKIYQFIRLAESLDGLPQLRASVEAGELPWTKARSVAAVATPRSEGQWIALAKQSSARHLESRIRESRSEARRPPGQGDLLAPNAERKTTRALLPAPAPKVQVSFALEPEQHARWLAIVERLRKQGHAEAKEELLLAAFAALAEAECTRVQTEAKCTRVQSEPPYQVVIYRCEDCGAARLADGRAVAPVVAAQAACDCRTHREGEPNRASIPPAMRREVLARDGHHCQAPGCHSTRFLEVHHLEPRRRGGRNSAANLITLCAACHRLLHERGGGLAAALPGTSPSAAALPSTG